One Apostichopus japonicus isolate 1M-3 chromosome 14, ASM3797524v1, whole genome shotgun sequence genomic window carries:
- the LOC139980384 gene encoding uncharacterized protein, whose product MYSFGNIIFFAITLVSPISLDAGNVCTDGTRFTQCGAPPLTAEQIANIDTDRVNQLRNTMMNLPGGRGPLVENHPGIPTNLLQPIVNFTDEQLAVYESKYPPRNCEGRTCLARKKRSTGSAICNGNGFQTVLFALTTSGGVLQFNSVDLYFSLGCTGASLCCQEEICLPLFGYSVSPPYVAGTFEIILKRCTLCDE is encoded by the exons ATGTATTCCTTCGGCAATATCATCTTTTTCGCAATAACGCTGGTTTCTCCGATCAGCCTTGACGCAGGAAATGTGTGCACGGATGGGACAAGATTTACCCAGTGTGGAGCTCCTCCCTTGACCGCCGAACAGATTGCGAACATTGACACAGACAGAGTGAACCAGCTTAGAAATACTATGATGAACTTACCGGGTGGCAGAGGTCCATTGGTGGAGAATCACCCTGGTATTCCAACAAACTTACTTCAACCGATCGTCAATTTCACGGACGAGCAGCTAGCGGTATACGAATCCAAGTACCCGCC CAGAAACTGTGAAGGTCGCACATGCCTAGCTCGAAAAAAACGAAGCACTGGATCCGCGATATGCAACGGAAATGGATTTCAAACGGTGTTATTCGCTTTAACAACATCTGGTGGCGTTTTGCAATTTAACTCA GTTGATTTGTATTTTTCCCTTGGTTGTACCGGTGCTAGTCTCTGCTGCCAAGAAGAAATATGTCTACCACTCTTCGGCTACAGTGTCAGTCCTCCCTACGTAGCGGGAACTTTCGAAATTATCCTCAAGAGATGCACACTTTGTGACGAATAG